The Salmo salar unplaced genomic scaffold, Ssal_v3.1, whole genome shotgun sequence genome includes a window with the following:
- the LOC106583398 gene encoding uncharacterized protein — translation MEWLDSSGTILPADGPPEIHREEDLYTVRRHVTVNRTDTNRFTCRVQQPEINHLKETEIHVPDEVFPKSQVGLIVGLLIAAAVVVLTASAGGVYWWRKHKEEKQRQRWEELLDALFVDRHKDHLIQKVSEGKSIASELHQKDLIPDEMNSRISAAATSQDQMRLLFKALEEAENTTRVKSAFYRILLDLEPYLVYHLDELSDNLPGQLGVRIQMGRPKDSDEEDLYLDELSDNLPGQLGVRIQMGRPKDSDEEDLYLDELIQNLPGQLEKIRKQRGELRVKVCATACMY, via the exons ATGGAGTGGCTGGACAGTTCTGGAACCATCCTCCCTGCTGATGGACCTCCAGAGATACACAGGGAGGAGGACCTCTACACTGTGAGACGACATGTCACCGTGAACCGGACTGACACCAACAGGTTCACCTGTAGAGTTCAACAGCCGGAGATCAACCACCTGAAGGAGACAGAGATTCATGTCCCAG ATGAGGTGTTTCCTAAATCACAAGTAGGGTTGATTGTTGGTCTACTAATAGCAGCAGCTGTTGTAGTTCTTACAGCTTCAGCTGGTGGTGTCTACTGGTGGAGAAAACATAAAG AGGAGAAGCAAAGACAACGATGGGAAGAACTAC TTGATGCCCTGTTTGTGGACAGACACAAGGATCACCTCATTCAGAAGGTTTCCGAGGGGAAATCTATAGCATCTGAGCTGCACCAGAAGGACTTGATCCCTGATGAGATGAACTCTCGGATCAGTGCTGCTGCGACCAGCCAGGACCAGATGAGACTGTTGTTCAAGGCCCTAGAAGAAGCAGAAAACACAACAAGAGTGAAATCAGCATTTTACAGGATTCTACTGGATCTggaaccttatctagtctatcacctgg ATGAACTCAGTGATAACCTGCCTGGACAGCTGG GGGTCAGAATACAGATGG GACGACCCAAAGATTCAGATGAGGAAGACCTTTACCTTG ATGAACTCAGTGATAACCTGCCTGGACAGCTGG GGGTCAGAATACAGATGG GACGACCCAAAGATTCAGATGAGGAAGACCTTTACCTTG ATGAACTCATTCAAAACCTGCCTGGACAGCTGG AGAAGATCAGAAAACAGAGGGGTGAGTTGCGTGTGAAAGTCTGTGCAACTGCATGCATGTATTAg